The Salmo trutta chromosome 22, fSalTru1.1, whole genome shotgun sequence genome contains the following window.
gtgaaaagcccaggaggccggacatttctgagatactggatccggcgtgcctggcaccgacgatcataccacactcagtcgcttaggtcactcgttttgcccattcttacattcaatcgaacagtaactgaatgtctcAATGCATTTCtgtctgctttatatagcaagccatggccacgtgactcactgtttGTAGGAGCaatccattttcgtgaacggtgtggtgtacctaataaactgtcctcTGAGTGAATATTTACAACATAGCTGAATACATACAGATTATGTATACAGTGTGCTATCTCTGTGATCTTTCTTAGTTGAGAGGGAGGGCCACCCTGAACAGAGCAGTGCAGCTGATCCCGCTGATGAATGGTTCGATGGCTGAGGGAAGCCTGTGCACCACGGCTGGCTGGGGGGACATAGATGATAACAGCACCCCACCAGACAAGCTGCAGGAGGTCAACGCCACCATCATATCACCCAGAGAGTGTGGCCGCCTGTGGAGTGGTGTCAACATCTCCAGGCGCACGGTGTGCGCAACAGGCCCCAGAGCTTTTCAAGGCTTCTGCTCGGTATGACTGCACTGTTACAGGCTATAACTCTCTGCTATTAGTTTTCCCTGGTCAGGACAGGCTATTATTGGCTATAACTAGATTAAAGTTTCTCTTGGTCAAGGCACAAACTATGATACATGACTCAACCGTTTTTCTGTATCACAAAGGAGAATGAATTTAAATGCATTGTTTGCTATTGCAGGGGGATTCAGGAGGTCCGTTGGTGTGTAATGGGATGTCAGCGGGCATCGTCTCTTTCTCGGGGCAGATGTGTGCCAACCCTAGTACCCCTGATGTGTACACACGAGTGACTTCGTACTGCCGATGGATTCAGAGGGAGTTAGCTAGAAACCCTTAAGGTTTTGGGCATGTAAACCGCCAGTTTGTGCTTACACAAAATCTCACTATATGACTTATTAGGATTTCATTTAGAGCAGGGTTGCCCAAAGTCTTTGTTGAAGTGCTAAAGATAACACTTTTCTCTGATTGCGTGTTCCCTTGTTGCTATTCTTATTAAACGTCACTAATTTCAGCTTGTGTCTCACTTTGGAGTACTTGAGTTCCCTAAACGATTTAGTAAAAAACAATGGTTCAACATTGGTCCATATATAATTTCTTGCCTTGGTgttcaaagactaaaaacaaCCTCCACTGATTTTTTGTTGATGTAAGGTAAAAACAACACAATGTGACAATAGGACACACAGACTCTCTACTTAATTTAGGTCATTGGTCACTCACCTGGTCTGGCTGGTCAAGCAGTAGCCTCTGGATAAGCTGACCAATGTTACTGAAGTTTGGACACACTATTGGCTCCAGGTTCCAGCACATCTCCATTATAGTGTACCTGAGGAGAAGTCAGTGTCAGAAACTGCAGGTTGTCAGATTATGTCATTGATTGCTGTAATTGATTAGTTCATCATTCCTGCTTCATTTTCTGTCTCAAAGCATAATGTACTTACATCTCTGGAAGGGCAAAGTCTGGTCATTAGACATGTGGCATCCCATCTTTGATAATCTTGTAGAATCGGGTGTCCACCACAACATTAGGGTATGGGCTCTTACCTACAAAAGACAACATCAAGACATGCACTTCAAAATGTTTCTTTGCTCACTCACATATGTTGCTTCATCCAACAAAAGACAGCATTTTGCCATCTTTTGATAGTGTAACCCACCCAGAGAGATTTCCCCACAGCAGTATGTCATCGGACCAGACTTCACTTCAGTGGAAGACAGGCCTGTGAACACAATAAAGATCAGTACCCTACACACCACAGAGATCAGTACCCTACACATCACAGAGATCAGTACCTTACACACCACAGAGATCAGAACCTTACACACCACAGAGATCAGTACCCTACACACCACAGAGATCAGTACCCTACACACCACAGAGATCAGTACCCTACACACCACAGAGATCAGTACCCTACACACCACAGAGATCAGTACCTTACACACCACAGAGATCAGAACCTTACACACCACAGAGATCAGAACCTTACACACCACAGAGATCAGAACCTTACACACCACAGAGATCAGTACCCTACACACCACAGAGATCAGTACCCTACACACCACAGAGATCAGTACCCTACACACCACAGAGATCAGTACCTTACACACCACAGAGATCAGTACCCTACACACCACAGAGATCAGTACCTTACACACCACAGAGATCCGTACCTTACACACCACAGTATAAGCATTCAAGGACCTGAACCTTTCTTTGATTTATTTATACAGCGTCCTACAGCATAGGTCTACCTGCAACATACCTCTACAACTTTCAGGTGTCATCTGTCACTCATAATAATTGATGTGCCACTGTTTCACCCAGAGGTTCCACCCAAGTAGCCTACCATTTGTTAaaccatacattttttgttaaacCAACAAGGTCTTACCTTTGATCAATATCGGTGGACTGTTCACTAAAACGAAACCTGAGGTCACCACCACAATGACAACAATTCCCATTGTTCATTGCTCTCACGTTCACCTCCCTCTCTACTTTCATCACCCCTCAAGGTTCTATGGGGGCTGTAGTTTTTTCTCTCATGGAAGTATCCTCCCATTTTCCATAGGTTTCGCGAGGTTTGTATGGGCGGCAGTGTGCATTTCTCTGCAGGAAGAATTGAATATTTTTGGGATGAAATTCGTGTACAGGTAATTTAATATTTTTGATAGAGAATATAGGCCATCGGTGTATAGTTTATTTATCGGGGACATGGACCCACATTTACATTTGTGCCGAACAACAGTATTGTAGAGTTGGCATAAAGACAATGATTTTTGATAACATATTACGACCAAACAGTGCCAGTGGCGCGTATTGTCCATGTCTCATCAGCAGTGTATGCGATATGTTAGATCTTGAAACATTGACGATTCAATTTTGAAACAATCGTTGCGACGAATTCAAATAGGCTGCAATAATTTCTGCATGTTTGTCTGATACAGTGGAGGCTGACGTATTTTCTTGAAGTTGAATAGCACATCTCTTGATCTCTCATAGCCAACTTGCAATCTATGACTTTGTTGTTCCTGAATAACGATTGTGTCGGTTCAAATAGTGACATAACGAATTACTATAGATTATGACATTTTGAGTAAAGATATATAACTGCGGCAGTTTTGTTCCTTTAAAAAATAAGTGCATTCTGCATTGATTGCAGTGACCTCCATCGATGCAATGCATACAAGGAAATGACCAGGAAGTTATTCAGACATGCTAAGCTATTGGctgctctctttgtctgtctcaaCCACTGCTTTACAGCTCAGTCGCTTTCCAGACTAGTATTATTTTTCTGAAAATGGCTGTTTCTCTCACAGAATTTCTGAGCATCGTTGTCTGTTTGTTCCTTCAGCAGTATTTGAATTTTTGGAGGGATGTCCAAGAAAAGGGGCAGGTATGTGTAAATATGTAGTTTTCTATAATTATGTTATCATAACATTAACACTTGGAGATTTTCctctttcaagactgttagaGAAAGCTGCACGTAGGTAGGCTACACTTACAAACAAATATGATTTGCTTAACTATCCCCCAGAAAGCGGAGTAGCGGGGAGCTGAGTGATTCCACAGTGATGACCCCTGACCCCAACAGTCTCCTGGGAGTAAGAATACAGCACAACTGGAGGGAGAAGGGCAACCAGAGCAAATGGAAAGGCACCGTCTTGGACCGTCTCAGTGTCAACCCCTCACTATTTATGGTCAAGTACGATGGGTTTGACTGTGTCTACGGCATCGAGCTATTCAAGGATGAACGGGTGTCTAATCTACAGGTCCTGACAGAGAAAGTTGGTGAGTGATGTGATGGGTTCCTTTTTTAGTTCAGGCGTCACATCTTTTCAGAGTAATGCAAAAACGTCATTTGGTTTACACAAGTTATAACATGTTGTTATTGTATATCTGATACTGCATGATCAGACAGAAGGGACACAGTGGCTATGTGATGTTGGTCTCTGCCTTGATGACATTTATCTGCTTCCACAGTCAACAACAAGATCAAGGTTCCTCACGGGGCGGAGGAGTTGGTAGGCAAAGCGGTGGAACACCTATTTGAgaaggaggatggagagaagaacGAGTGGCGAGGCATGGTCCTCTCCAGGGCTCCCATTATGACTAACTGGTATTACATCACCTATGAGAAGGACCCCGTGCTCTACATGTACCAGCTGTGGGACGACTACGCCGATGGAGATCTCAGGATCTTACCTGAAGCAGGTACTGACCATTTCTCAGCTTCAGCATCATCTCCACCTGCAGCAGTGTTCAGATACTTCTCCCTAAAGAAAACAGGAGGGTGATTATAGAGTAGAAATTGTTTGGTCTTTACACACTAATTATAAGATGATGGTGACTTTAGGAGTGTTGCGGACAATATTTCCTGTGTTTGTTCTTACTCGTCCTACGTGACTTGTCGAAATGACAAATATTTCTATATTTGAATACATATAAGCATGTTGGTTAAGATAGCATCTTTTGATAATGCCCCAAAGTAGATTTGAAGAACAGACCCCTAGCATTGATGTTATTCATTGTTTTTCTCTCTAGAAAATAAGCACTTGCTTCCGGCTGACCGAAAGCCCGGCGAGGAGACTGAGAGCTTAGTGGGGAAACAGGTGGAGTATGTTACTGACAAAGGTGTGAAGCGAACAGGCCTGGTGATCTATCAAGTCCCTGCCAAGCCTTCCGTATACTACATCAAATACGACGATGACTTTCACATCCATGTCTACGACCTGGTCAAGACCACCTAGGACACTTGATTGCTCACTCCATTGCTTACTTTTCACgtatcctcctcactctctctccatctctcttaaGGCCCTGGACGTTATAACAGTTAGCTTTATTATTCAGGAAGTGCAATCTTTTAATCCACATTTAAAACTAGTTCTATGGTATGCACTGCAGAACTGTAGCAATGCTATTGTAGGCCACTAGGAGGAGAGTGGGAACATGTACACTTGGAAGGACCTATTTAAACCTCCTCACTTCTTCAGTTACCCCATTTGGTTGTTGTGCTGCACAGTAGATTCACATCTTGGACAGTCCAGGAGTGCACCTTGCCCTACAATGACAGACTTACTGTAAAGTGCAATAACGACCGCGTTTGAATTGTCTCCCACATCCTGATGCTCAATTATCTTTATTCAAAGCTGAACTGAATTATATATTATAAAACTAATAGTAAAATCTGGCCCCGATAGCCATTCATATGTGGTCCTTGAATGACCAAACAGCAAGCATGATGTATAGGTGAATATTTGTAGAGACTAGTTTGAGCTGTAGTGTTCAGTGAAGCCTTTGAAGGAGAAATGCAATAAGCTGTGATGCCCCTGAAAGtctcattttgttttgttttgaaataCTGTCTTTATTAATAGGCAACtatgtttgatttatgtgtcagTCAGTTCATAGACAATCATTCCTTGATGAACCCACAGTGCTATCATTGGATTCATAGTACTGGGTTGCACTGGCCTAGGAGTACTGATGGTTCAATCACTAGTTTGAACATCCAAAAAATTATTCATAATGCTGAATCAAGACTTGTTAGAAACAAGGAATACAGGTCTTCATAAAGTTCAGGCAAGTTTTTCCTGACAAGACAAACCTGATTAATTTGTAGAGATTGGGAAAAGGCCTTAACAATACCTGACCAGGTTCAGAATCCCAACATCATCAGACTATGATTAGCTCGAGTGGAATAGAGGCAGTGCTTTACACTACATTCTGATCTTGAATAGAAAACAAACATAAAGTGCCTTCAGGCTGATCATGTcgccatactgtatatatttgctaACCGCTCACAATTTTATTCCATTTACTGTTAAGACCACTATTTGGTCAGTATTAGTCAAAGTAAAAAATGCTTTAATGAAAAAGTGTAAAATGCTGCATACCAGGTTTTTGCTATTGTCTGTTTGTATAAGAGGATATGTGCAATGTTTGGCAGTTAATGCAGTATAAGACTATTTCCTCCAATCAAACATCCATGACCGTTGATTAGTCtcattcaaatgttgatattgtaGGGTGCACTTTAAATTACTCACATAAATATGCTAAAGATTTGGCACATTGTCTTTTTCTGTCAAGATACTTTTTTTGTGCAAGAACAAGTGGCATATTGCAGCATCGGTATATCATAATGTTAAAAGCGCATGGAGAAAAGAAAAGTTATAACACGCATACAGTATTTAATCTAACttttgtgtagtgtattgtaaatGTATGCTGTTGTGATTACTCCtgttatattgtaaatatcccaTTGAAATACCAGCTTGAAAGTCTATCTAGAACTCTCACCTAGAGAAATGCAGCGAAGACTGCATTCAAAAAGCCTGCAGCCTGGCTGGCTTCACTTTTTAATCTTATTTTAAAGACTTGGGAGCTACAGTACATAATGTAATCCCAGGAAGTCCAAAACGCCAATGTTTTGGCTAGAAGTATTTAGATTTAGTCTCCTGTCCTTAATCTCACTCCagggcatacagtgcattcatttaCACAGTGCATTGGTCCATGGTGTATGTAAGGTTCATTCTATTGATTGTCAGATTTGCATGCATCACTTGAATGCAGCCTTGAGTGCATTCAAGCATATTGGTTATTTTGACAGTTGCAGAGGTAAAAAATCTTGTGGGAGTCTTTGCAGCCCAATTTTACTAAAATGT
Protein-coding sequences here:
- the LOC115158231 gene encoding complement factor D isoform X1 → MAIRSVVLHIVLIIALNGTEGRKVPKVGIVGGREAARNSRPYMASLQSRGQHICGGVLVREDFVLTAAHCDGRYRVVLGAHDLSEDENSQQKFNVAKYIPHPRFGDNLEYDIMLLKLRGRATLNRAVQLIPLMNGSMAEGSLCTTAGWGDIDDNSTPPDKLQEVNATIISPRECGRLWSGVNISRRTVCATGPRAFQGFCSGDSGGPLVCNGMSAGIVSFSGQMCANPSTPDVYTRVTSYCRWIQRELARNP
- the LOC115158232 gene encoding spindlin-Z-like; amino-acid sequence: MSKKRGRKRSSGELSDSTVMTPDPNSLLGVRIQHNWREKGNQSKWKGTVLDRLSVNPSLFMVKYDGFDCVYGIELFKDERVSNLQVLTEKVVNNKIKVPHGAEELVGKAVEHLFEKEDGEKNEWRGMVLSRAPIMTNWYYITYEKDPVLYMYQLWDDYADGDLRILPEAENKHLLPADRKPGEETESLVGKQVEYVTDKGVKRTGLVIYQVPAKPSVYYIKYDDDFHIHVYDLVKTT
- the LOC115158231 gene encoding complement factor D isoform X2 is translated as MAIRSVVLHIVLIIALNGTEGRKVPKVGIVGGREAARNSRPYMASLQSRGQHICGGVLVREDFVLTAAHCDGVVLGAHDLSEDENSQQKFNVAKYIPHPRFGDNLEYDIMLLKLRGRATLNRAVQLIPLMNGSMAEGSLCTTAGWGDIDDNSTPPDKLQEVNATIISPRECGRLWSGVNISRRTVCATGPRAFQGFCSGDSGGPLVCNGMSAGIVSFSGQMCANPSTPDVYTRVTSYCRWIQRELARNP
- the LOC115158231 gene encoding serine protease 57 isoform X3, with the translated sequence MALKGVRCRRWVLLVEERQLATLVHTWLPYSPEVNISVEEFWRYRVVLGAHDLSEDENSQQKFNVAKYIPHPRFGDNLEYDIMLLKLRGRATLNRAVQLIPLMNGSMAEGSLCTTAGWGDIDDNSTPPDKLQEVNATIISPRECGRLWSGVNISRRTVCATGPRAFQGFCSGDSGGPLVCNGMSAGIVSFSGQMCANPSTPDVYTRVTSYCRWIQRELARNP